A segment of the Tissierellales bacterium genome:
ATATCGCCTTTAGGTCTTTTAGCTAATTTTACAAACCAAAGAGCGAAAGTAGGTCCAAGTACTATACAGAAGAATGGATTGATCATTTGGAACCAGTTAGTAGGAATCATCCAACCGCCAACACTTCTATCTACATATCTTTGTGCAAAAAGAGTCATACTAGAACCAGCTTGTTCGAAACCAGCCCAGAAAACTATTACAAATAGTGAAAGTCCCATTATAGTAGCAACACGTTTCCAGTCGCTCTTAGTAAGAGGTTCAGATTTTGTATGTGAATTATTTTTCTTATCAGCAGCTTTACATGCAGTACCAATCTTACCTACATATTTTTCTGCGAACAATGCATATAAAACACTACCGATTAGCATACTGATACCAGAAGCTAAGAATCCGTATTTGTATCCGTAAGTAACAATTTGACCATTTTCAAAAGTAGCGAAAAGGTTAGCATACAAGAAACCACAAATCATAGGACCAAATAGAGCTCCTATATTTGTAAATGTGTAGAACATAGAGTATGCTCCGTCTTTTTTAGGATCATGATCATCATAAAAATCACCAATTAGTGAAGTGATATTTGGTTTCCATAAACCATTACCAATAATCAAAAGACCTAGTCCAACATAGAACATGCTAAGTCCTGAAGATGCGAACATAACAAACAGACCACCAGTTATAAAAAATGAACCGATAAAAAACGTTTTTCTTTTTCCGAAGAATGTATCTGCAATCCATCCTCCTAATAGTGGTGCAAAGTAAACTAACATAGTAAACCATGCGTAAATTTCAGATCCGAATTTGTCATCAAGTCCTAGACCACCGCTAGCTATACTTGATGTCAGGAATAGTATTAATATACCTCTCATTCCATAAAAACTGAAACGTTCAAAAATTTG
Coding sequences within it:
- a CDS encoding peptide MFS transporter; the protein is MATNVQTSSKHPKGFWFVSTLQIFERFSFYGMRGILILFLTSSIASGGLGLDDKFGSEIYAWFTMLVYFAPLLGGWIADTFFGKRKTFFIGSFFITGGLFVMFASSGLSMFYVGLGLLIIGNGLWKPNITSLIGDFYDDHDPKKDGAYSMFYTFTNIGALFGPMICGFLYANLFATFENGQIVTYGYKYGFLASGISMLIGSVLYALFAEKYVGKIGTACKAADKKNNSHTKSEPLTKSDWKRVATIMGLSLFVIVFWAGFEQAGSSMTLFAQRYVDRSVGGWMIPTNWFQMINPFFCIVLGPTFALWFVKLAKRPKGDIPTTRKMAYGLMILASGFAVLMLASLRVESTGSASWLFLAGAYILHTVGEMFLSPIGLSMVNKLSPKQIAAVMMGAWYAATGFGNYLAGISAGFVESMGSLQIFGMVTVVSLAAGILLLLMGPIFQKVMDEADAELAAQRDQAV